The proteins below come from a single Cylindrospermopsis raciborskii Cr2010 genomic window:
- the pyk gene encoding pyruvate kinase, with protein MRRTKIICTIGPATAAPEKLQALVEAGMNVARLNFSHGAYETHAQTFHNLRRISNEAGRPVAILQDLCGPKIRLGKLPPEGIMLAAGTEVTFLLQEKGETTQELPLPLPTLFAMIRPGEPILINDGRVKLTVVSRNADQIRARVDTGGLVSSHKGVNLPGTPLPVSSITEKDLQDLRFGMELGVDWVAVSFVRSTQDLEPARRMIEGAGSKIRLIAKIERPEAVEHLDDILKVADAIMIARGDLGVEMPIHQVPLIQKDITHRCNLIGKPVITATQMLESMISSPDPTRAEATDVANSILDGTDAVMLSGETAVGDYPMAAVQIMHNIALQTEQAIKEGSKHTWNRESGLLSVTESVAQAVCRIAYETGAKAILCNTTSGSTARLISKYRPLTPIITLTSEPIAYHQLALSWGVQPLLIPPVHHAEEMFTNVVSTVVNQGLVEMGDKVVITSGVPIGMSGTTSLIKVHSIGQPITA; from the coding sequence ATGCGTCGCACCAAAATTATCTGCACTATTGGTCCTGCTACAGCTGCACCGGAAAAGTTACAAGCTTTAGTAGAAGCGGGAATGAATGTGGCAAGACTAAATTTTTCCCATGGAGCTTATGAGACACATGCCCAAACGTTCCACAATTTAAGACGCATTAGTAATGAAGCTGGTAGACCTGTGGCAATCTTACAGGATTTATGTGGTCCCAAAATCCGTTTGGGAAAACTCCCACCAGAAGGGATCATGTTGGCAGCTGGTACTGAGGTAACTTTTCTTTTACAGGAAAAGGGGGAAACTACTCAAGAATTACCCTTGCCTCTACCCACTTTATTTGCCATGATTCGACCTGGTGAGCCAATTCTGATTAATGATGGTCGGGTAAAGTTAACTGTGGTTAGTCGCAATGCTGACCAAATTCGTGCACGGGTAGATACTGGTGGATTAGTTTCCTCCCATAAGGGTGTGAATTTACCTGGTACTCCTTTACCTGTAAGTTCAATTACAGAAAAGGACCTGCAAGACCTACGGTTTGGAATGGAGTTAGGTGTGGACTGGGTAGCAGTGTCTTTTGTGCGCTCTACCCAGGATTTGGAACCCGCTAGACGAATGATTGAGGGTGCTGGTTCTAAAATTCGTCTGATTGCTAAAATCGAACGTCCTGAGGCGGTTGAACACTTGGATGATATTCTCAAGGTGGCTGATGCAATTATGATTGCTCGTGGTGATTTGGGTGTGGAAATGCCTATTCACCAAGTGCCATTAATTCAAAAGGATATTACTCATCGCTGTAATCTCATTGGTAAGCCGGTAATTACGGCTACTCAAATGTTAGAGTCTATGATTAGTTCCCCTGATCCAACTCGAGCTGAGGCAACAGATGTGGCTAATTCCATTTTAGATGGTACGGATGCGGTGATGTTATCTGGGGAGACCGCTGTGGGTGATTATCCTATGGCAGCAGTACAAATAATGCACAACATCGCTTTACAAACAGAGCAGGCAATTAAAGAAGGAAGTAAACATACTTGGAACCGTGAATCTGGTCTTCTGAGTGTCACTGAATCAGTTGCACAGGCAGTTTGTCGAATTGCTTACGAGACAGGTGCTAAGGCGATTCTTTGTAATACTACTTCTGGCAGCACGGCAAGATTGATTTCTAAATATCGTCCTTTGACCCCGATTATTACTCTGACCTCTGAACCTATTGCTTATCATCAGTTAGCATTGTCTTGGGGTGTTCAACCTTTGTTAATTCCCCCAGTTCATCATGCTGAGGAGATGTTTACTAATGTGGTGAGTACGGTAGTTAATCAAGGTTTGGTGGAAATGGGTGATAAGGTGGTTATTACCTCAGGAGTTCCAATTGGTATGTCAGGCACAACAAGTTTAATCAAAGTGCATTCTATTGGACAACCAATTACAGCTTAG
- a CDS encoding transaldolase → MSKNLLEQLREVTVVVADTGDIQAIEKFKPQDATTNPSLITAAAQMPEYQHIVDQTLIKAKKDAGNKASHQEVVSLAFDRLAVSFGLKILQIIPGRVSTEVDARLSYDTDGTVAKARYLISEYQAAGISRDRVLIKIAATWEGIKAAEILEKEGIHCNLTLLFGIHQAIACAEAGITLISPFVGRILDWYKKDTGRSSYPPAEDPGVLSVTKIYNYYKKFGYQTEVMGASFRNMGEITELAGCDLLTISPALLSELQNTVAELPRKLDPVTTSGLSIDKISVDQATFERMHAADRMASDKLREGIDGFTKALISLEELLTARLSRLETEMVGVG, encoded by the coding sequence ATGTCTAAAAACTTACTAGAACAGTTGCGTGAAGTAACGGTGGTTGTAGCAGATACTGGTGATATTCAAGCTATTGAAAAATTTAAACCCCAGGATGCAACAACAAATCCCTCTTTGATTACTGCAGCAGCTCAAATGCCCGAATATCAACATATTGTTGACCAAACTCTCATTAAGGCTAAGAAAGATGCTGGAAATAAGGCTAGTCACCAAGAGGTGGTTTCTCTGGCTTTTGACCGCTTGGCAGTTTCCTTTGGTTTAAAGATTCTGCAAATTATTCCTGGTCGGGTTTCTACAGAAGTGGACGCCCGTTTGTCATACGATACTGATGGAACTGTGGCTAAGGCTAGATATTTGATTTCTGAGTATCAAGCAGCAGGAATTTCTCGAGACCGGGTTTTGATTAAGATTGCTGCTACTTGGGAAGGCATTAAAGCGGCGGAGATTTTAGAAAAAGAGGGTATTCACTGCAATTTAACTCTATTGTTTGGAATTCATCAAGCTATAGCTTGTGCTGAAGCTGGAATTACCCTGATTTCTCCTTTTGTGGGACGGATTCTAGATTGGTATAAAAAAGATACAGGCAGATCTAGCTATCCTCCTGCAGAAGACCCTGGTGTGTTATCCGTAACTAAAATCTATAATTATTATAAGAAGTTCGGTTATCAGACTGAGGTTATGGGGGCTAGTTTCCGCAATATGGGGGAAATTACTGAATTAGCTGGTTGTGATTTGTTGACTATTTCCCCCGCTTTATTATCGGAATTGCAAAATACTGTGGCTGAGTTACCTCGGAAACTGGATCCGGTAACTACTTCTGGTTTGTCTATTGACAAAATATCGGTTGATCAGGCTACTTTTGAGCGCATGCATGCTGCAGATCGCATGGCTTCGGATAAATTGAGGGAGGGAATTGATGGTTTTACTAAGGCTTTAATCAGTTTGGAGGAATTACTAACAGCTAGATTAAGTCGTTTAGAAACGGAAATGGTAGGTGTTGGTTAA
- a CDS encoding aspartate kinase produces the protein MALIVQKYGGTSVGSVERIQAVARRIHGTAQVGNSVVVVVSAMGKTTDGLVKLAHEISPSPTRREMDMLLSTGEQVTIALLSMALQEIGQPAISLTGAQVGIVTEAEHTRARILHIETERLISHLNAGQVVVVAGFQGISNTSAMEITTLGRGGSDTSAVALAAALKADFCEIYTDVPGILTTDPRLVPEAQLMKEITCDEMLELASLGAKVLHPRAVEIAKNYGVPLVVRSSWTDQPGTWVTSNKVQERAMVNLELARPVDAVEFDVDQAKVSLLRVPDRPGVAARLFNEIADQQVDVDLIIQSIHEGNSNDIAFTVNTPILNRAEAVASAIAPALRNNDGSNEAEVLVERNTAKVSISGAGMIGRPGVAAKMFATLAKAGVNIQMISTSEVKVSCLVAAVDCDRAILSLCQEFEVNASTRNVSSSNSIYSTVCGVALDMNQSRLAIRHVPDQPGIAGKLFGLLAESNISVDMIIQSQRCRVIDGVACRDIAFTTNRTDGENAQAKINQVAAQLGWGEVILDDAIAKVSVVGSGMVGQPGVAAKMFTALAQNQINIQMITTSEIKISCVVSEKEGVKALQIIHTAFGLAGTHKFVVPA, from the coding sequence ATGGCGCTCATAGTTCAAAAATACGGTGGTACTTCCGTTGGTTCTGTGGAACGTATTCAAGCGGTAGCCAGGCGCATCCATGGCACTGCACAGGTGGGAAATTCTGTTGTGGTTGTGGTTTCTGCTATGGGAAAAACCACTGATGGCTTAGTGAAGCTGGCCCATGAAATTTCCCCTAGTCCTACTCGTCGGGAAATGGATATGTTGCTTTCCACGGGAGAGCAGGTAACTATTGCTCTCCTGAGTATGGCTCTACAAGAAATTGGCCAGCCAGCTATTTCTCTAACTGGGGCACAAGTAGGTATTGTTACTGAAGCAGAGCATACTCGCGCTCGAATTTTACATATTGAAACTGAACGGTTAATTAGCCATTTAAATGCTGGTCAGGTGGTAGTAGTTGCAGGTTTTCAAGGAATTTCTAACACTTCAGCTATGGAAATTACTACCCTGGGACGTGGAGGTTCTGATACTTCAGCAGTGGCTTTGGCTGCGGCTTTAAAGGCTGATTTCTGTGAGATTTACACGGATGTACCCGGTATTTTAACTACTGATCCCCGGTTAGTACCGGAGGCTCAGTTAATGAAGGAAATTACCTGTGATGAAATGCTGGAATTGGCTAGTTTGGGTGCTAAGGTGTTACATCCTAGGGCGGTGGAAATTGCCAAGAATTATGGTGTACCTTTGGTGGTGAGATCCAGTTGGACTGACCAACCGGGAACTTGGGTAACATCTAATAAGGTTCAAGAACGAGCTATGGTCAATTTAGAGTTGGCTCGTCCTGTGGATGCGGTAGAGTTTGATGTTGATCAGGCTAAAGTTTCTTTATTACGCGTCCCTGATCGACCAGGGGTAGCAGCTCGATTGTTTAATGAGATTGCCGATCAGCAGGTAGATGTGGATTTGATTATTCAATCAATTCATGAGGGTAATTCTAATGATATTGCTTTTACTGTAAATACACCTATTTTGAACCGAGCGGAAGCTGTGGCTTCAGCTATTGCTCCAGCTTTGAGAAATAACGACGGCTCTAATGAAGCAGAGGTGCTTGTAGAAAGGAATACGGCAAAGGTCAGTATTTCTGGAGCGGGGATGATTGGCCGCCCCGGAGTAGCTGCTAAAATGTTTGCTACTCTGGCTAAAGCTGGTGTGAATATTCAAATGATTTCTACTAGTGAGGTTAAAGTTAGTTGTTTAGTTGCTGCAGTAGATTGCGATCGCGCTATTTTATCTCTCTGTCAGGAGTTTGAAGTTAATGCGTCTACACGTAATGTTTCTTCTTCAAACTCTATATATTCCACTGTGTGTGGTGTTGCATTAGATATGAATCAGTCCCGACTGGCAATTCGTCATGTGCCAGATCAACCGGGGATAGCTGGGAAGTTGTTCGGTTTACTGGCTGAATCTAACATCAGTGTGGATATGATTATTCAGTCTCAACGCTGTCGGGTAATTGATGGCGTAGCTTGTCGGGATATAGCTTTTACCACAAACCGCACGGATGGAGAAAATGCTCAAGCTAAAATCAATCAAGTTGCTGCACAGTTGGGATGGGGAGAAGTCATCCTAGATGACGCCATTGCCAAGGTTAGTGTTGTAGGTTCGGGAATGGTTGGTCAACCAGGGGTAGCAGCTAAAATGTTCACAGCTTTGGCGCAGAATCAAATTAATATTCAAATGATTACTACTTCAGAAATCAAAATTAGCTGTGTTGTATCAGAAAAAGAAGGGGTTAAAGCATTACAGATAATTCACACTGCTTTTGGACTAGCTGGAACCCATAAGTTTGTGGTTCCAGCATAA
- a CDS encoding AAA family ATPase → MSDLFKGFEQFLDLVKTLEEKIESGEVKTDIQVNSRPLSSIPRTGNIPRGAAKSSNINDIGTSRIRTPSSPATPQPSNGSSDSATPPENSGISLKDIGGLSQVVKELKELIAIPLKRPDLLAKLGLEPTHGVLLVGPPGTGKTLTARALAEELGVNYIALVGPEVISKYYGEAEQKLRGIFEKAAKNAPCIIFIDEIDSLAPDRSAVEGEVEKRLVAQLLGLMDGFSHTPGVIVLAATNRPDHLDPALRRPGRFDREIQFRIPDANGRKEILQVLTRAMPLDDTVDLEFISDRTVGFVGADLKAVCQKAAYMALRRQVPSMETDIPETMTVNQSDFLQALKEIKPAVLRSMEVEVPHVEWEDIGGLEAIKQTLRESVEGALLYPELYRQTKAVAPRGILLWGPPGTGKTLLAKAVASQARANFIAVNGPELLTRWVGASEQAVRELFAKARQADPCVIFIDEIDTLAPARGTYTGDSGVSNRVVGQLLTELDGLETGTNILVIGATNRPDALDPALLRAGRLDLQLKVDLPNLASRLEILRVYTEGRPLLDVDLEYWAQTTEGWNGADLVLLCNQASVEAIRRFRARGETDPTAIRVTIDDFQHSYRILSQQRNS, encoded by the coding sequence ATGAGTGACCTATTCAAAGGATTTGAGCAGTTTCTAGATTTGGTTAAAACCTTAGAAGAAAAAATCGAGAGTGGAGAGGTAAAAACAGATATACAGGTCAACTCTCGTCCCCTGAGTAGTATTCCCAGAACGGGCAATATTCCCCGTGGTGCAGCCAAGAGCAGTAATATCAATGATATTGGTACTAGTCGCATTCGCACCCCCTCTTCCCCAGCTACTCCCCAACCCTCTAATGGGTCATCAGATTCAGCTACCCCCCCTGAAAATTCTGGTATTTCCCTGAAAGACATAGGTGGTTTAAGTCAGGTAGTCAAAGAGCTCAAAGAATTAATTGCCATCCCCTTAAAGCGCCCAGATCTGCTGGCTAAACTGGGTCTAGAGCCAACCCATGGGGTGCTTTTAGTTGGTCCTCCCGGTACTGGTAAAACCCTCACAGCTCGTGCTTTAGCGGAAGAACTGGGGGTAAATTATATTGCCCTGGTGGGTCCAGAGGTGATTAGCAAATACTATGGTGAAGCGGAACAAAAACTGAGGGGTATTTTTGAAAAAGCTGCTAAAAATGCCCCCTGCATTATTTTTATTGATGAAATTGATAGTCTGGCCCCTGACCGCAGTGCAGTGGAGGGAGAAGTAGAGAAACGGTTAGTTGCCCAGTTATTGGGCTTAATGGATGGGTTTTCTCACACACCAGGTGTAATTGTACTGGCTGCTACTAACCGTCCGGATCATTTAGATCCAGCGCTGCGTCGTCCAGGAAGGTTTGATCGAGAAATTCAGTTTCGCATTCCCGACGCTAACGGACGTAAAGAAATTCTGCAAGTTCTTACCCGTGCCATGCCCTTAGATGACACTGTGGACTTAGAATTTATTAGCGATCGCACTGTAGGATTTGTGGGAGCTGACTTAAAAGCTGTTTGCCAAAAAGCGGCCTATATGGCCCTGCGCCGTCAAGTTCCATCCATGGAAACAGATATTCCTGAAACCATGACAGTGAACCAGTCAGATTTTCTGCAAGCGCTCAAAGAAATCAAACCAGCAGTGCTACGGAGCATGGAGGTAGAAGTTCCCCATGTGGAATGGGAGGACATTGGCGGACTGGAAGCCATCAAACAAACCTTGAGAGAATCTGTAGAGGGGGCCTTACTATATCCAGAACTCTACCGTCAAACGAAAGCAGTAGCTCCTAGGGGGATTTTACTATGGGGGCCACCCGGAACCGGTAAAACCCTATTAGCCAAAGCAGTAGCTTCCCAGGCCAGGGCCAATTTCATTGCAGTCAACGGACCAGAACTACTCACCCGTTGGGTAGGAGCAAGCGAACAAGCAGTAAGGGAACTATTTGCTAAAGCTCGACAAGCGGATCCCTGCGTCATATTCATTGATGAAATTGACACCCTAGCCCCCGCTCGTGGGACTTATACTGGAGACTCTGGTGTGAGTAACCGGGTAGTAGGACAACTATTAACGGAATTGGATGGTTTGGAAACTGGTACTAATATTCTAGTAATAGGAGCTACTAACCGTCCAGATGCGTTAGATCCAGCTCTATTAAGAGCTGGAAGATTAGATCTACAATTAAAAGTTGATCTACCTAATTTAGCCAGTCGCTTGGAAATTTTACGAGTTTATACCGAAGGTAGACCACTATTGGATGTAGACTTAGAATATTGGGCCCAGACTACGGAAGGTTGGAATGGAGCAGATTTAGTTTTGTTATGTAACCAAGCATCCGTGGAAGCAATTAGGCGATTTCGCGCTAGGGGGGAAACCGATCCTACAGCCATTAGGGTTACCATTGACGATTTTCAACACTCCTACCGCATCCTAAGCCAACAACGTAACAGTTAA
- a CDS encoding ArsA family ATPase gives MLSGKGGVGKTTLSCCLARYWARKFPEEKILLLSTDPAHSLGDVLLTEVTNEPQSAVDLPNLSIQALDAQNLLLEFKAKYSQYLEILVERGSLADGEDLAPVWDLDWPGLNELMGLLEIQRLLSEKNVDRIVVDMAPSGHTVSLLKLKDFLDVILHSLELFQKKYQVITESFTGNYQPDAVDDFLIDFKFQLSQSRRLLQDSQFTGFLIVGIAEPMCLAETERFLEQLKTLKVPFGGILINRILTDPSMDQDRYAEQQNYVQKFLNLSGQPVFIIPQQPAAPLGSQALDKLAGEIQHISQVEEVAPPIIHWPQRIPPSFTDFLDQGCKLIIVGGKGGVGKTTVSAAMGWAFASHYPQKNISVISIDPAHSLGDAFGQKLGHDSQPITPNLCGQEIDADKILDQFRTDYLWELADMISGEGTTKDTDVNIAYLPEAWRQIMSQALPGIDEMLSLITITNLLETNQQDLIILDTAPTGHLLQFLSMPSALGDWLSWIFKLWMKYQDVLGRVDFIGRLRQLRQQVVKAQKKLKDPRHTQFVGVIQAESAITSEHVRLTASLKNMGIEQRYVVQNRYTQAVEVDHNLFPEQTIIHLPLLPRSVEPIERIKGAANLLFAFEK, from the coding sequence ATGTTGAGCGGTAAAGGAGGGGTAGGTAAAACCACCCTATCTTGCTGCTTAGCTCGTTATTGGGCTAGGAAATTTCCAGAAGAGAAAATTCTTCTATTATCAACAGACCCAGCCCATTCCCTAGGGGATGTACTACTGACAGAAGTCACCAATGAACCTCAATCAGCAGTAGATTTACCGAATTTGAGCATTCAGGCCCTAGATGCTCAAAATCTTCTGTTAGAATTCAAAGCCAAATATAGCCAGTACCTGGAAATTCTAGTGGAAAGAGGAAGTTTAGCGGATGGAGAGGATCTAGCCCCCGTTTGGGATTTAGACTGGCCCGGATTAAATGAACTGATGGGACTACTAGAGATCCAAAGACTGCTATCAGAGAAAAACGTAGATCGTATAGTAGTGGATATGGCTCCATCTGGACATACGGTGAGCTTGCTAAAACTAAAAGACTTCTTGGACGTAATTTTACACTCCTTAGAATTATTTCAAAAAAAGTATCAAGTCATCACCGAAAGCTTTACTGGAAACTATCAACCGGATGCAGTAGACGACTTTTTGATTGACTTCAAATTTCAACTATCACAGAGTAGAAGACTACTGCAAGACAGTCAATTCACCGGGTTTTTAATAGTCGGGATTGCCGAACCAATGTGTTTAGCAGAAACCGAAAGATTCCTAGAACAGTTAAAAACCTTAAAAGTTCCCTTTGGAGGAATTCTAATCAATCGAATTTTAACAGATCCTAGTATGGATCAGGATCGATATGCGGAACAGCAGAACTACGTGCAAAAGTTCCTAAATCTTTCCGGACAACCCGTATTTATTATTCCCCAACAACCCGCCGCCCCCTTGGGTAGTCAAGCACTGGATAAATTGGCTGGAGAAATTCAACATATCAGTCAGGTAGAAGAGGTAGCACCACCCATAATTCACTGGCCACAGAGAATACCACCTAGTTTTACTGATTTTCTGGATCAGGGTTGTAAACTAATTATTGTAGGTGGAAAAGGAGGAGTAGGCAAAACAACGGTATCAGCAGCAATGGGTTGGGCCTTTGCTAGTCATTATCCCCAAAAAAATATTAGCGTGATCTCCATAGATCCAGCACATTCTCTTGGCGATGCATTTGGTCAAAAATTAGGACATGATTCCCAACCAATCACTCCCAACCTATGTGGACAAGAAATAGATGCTGACAAAATATTAGACCAGTTCCGTACTGATTATCTGTGGGAATTGGCAGATATGATTAGTGGGGAAGGAACAACCAAGGATACAGACGTAAACATTGCCTACCTACCGGAAGCGTGGAGACAAATTATGTCTCAAGCATTACCGGGTATTGACGAAATGCTATCCTTAATCACAATCACTAACCTTCTAGAAACTAACCAGCAAGATTTGATTATTCTAGACACAGCTCCTACGGGACATCTGTTACAATTTTTATCCATGCCTTCCGCTTTAGGAGATTGGTTATCCTGGATCTTTAAGCTATGGATGAAATATCAGGATGTTTTAGGTCGGGTAGACTTCATTGGTAGATTGCGACAGCTGCGACAACAGGTAGTAAAGGCGCAAAAGAAATTGAAAGACCCCCGTCATACCCAATTTGTGGGTGTAATTCAGGCGGAATCGGCTATTACATCAGAACACGTTCGGTTAACCGCATCTTTGAAAAACATGGGCATTGAACAAAGGTACGTAGTACAAAATCGCTATACTCAAGCAGTGGAAGTTGATCACAATTTATTTCCCGAACAAACAATTATTCACCTACCCCTGCTACCTAGATCAGTAGAGCCCATAGAAAGAATCAAGGGTGCGGCTAACCTTTTGTTTGCATTTGAGAAATAA
- a CDS encoding GvpL/GvpF family gas vesicle protein, producing MELTDLYTYAFLETPHSPLVLPQGVRGPVSLVTGNQVSALVEPGISPAFWENDDEKIVQMALCHDRVICEMFEQVTVLPLRFGTCFDSLDNLLKHLAWQEKEYKSQLEKIRDKIELTLKLIPHTFLEPVVSEKGGRNYFLAKKQEYENQKTFVNSQNIEKQNLIDLITKEYNLPAMVQEQKEGIKIYVLININEKIHLEEKFLNWQRACPRWDLVWGDCLPPYHFIEH from the coding sequence ATGGAATTAACAGACTTGTACACTTATGCCTTTTTAGAAACGCCCCATTCACCCCTGGTTTTACCACAGGGTGTGAGAGGTCCAGTAAGCTTAGTAACAGGTAATCAAGTTTCAGCTCTTGTGGAACCTGGAATATCCCCAGCTTTCTGGGAGAATGATGACGAGAAGATAGTTCAGATGGCTTTATGTCATGACAGAGTGATTTGTGAGATGTTTGAACAAGTAACAGTTTTGCCTTTAAGATTTGGTACATGTTTTGACTCCTTAGATAATCTACTCAAGCACCTAGCATGGCAAGAAAAAGAATATAAATCCCAGCTAGAAAAAATCAGAGACAAAATAGAACTAACCTTAAAACTAATTCCCCACACATTTCTAGAACCAGTAGTTAGCGAGAAAGGGGGGAGAAACTACTTTTTAGCCAAAAAGCAAGAGTATGAGAATCAGAAAACCTTTGTCAATAGTCAAAACATAGAAAAACAGAACCTAATTGATTTAATTACCAAAGAATATAACTTACCAGCAATGGTTCAGGAACAGAAAGAAGGAATAAAAATATATGTTTTGATTAACATAAATGAAAAAATTCACCTAGAGGAAAAATTCTTGAATTGGCAGCGGGCCTGTCCCAGATGGGATTTAGTTTGGGGAGATTGCCTACCCCCCTATCATTTTATTGAGCATTAA
- a CDS encoding coiled-coil domain-containing protein → MKSIPNAAMSRAKISTMPRTKTDASSQLDLYKMVTEKQRIQRELLSLKERTTILQKRLDLLNSQIESTEQSIYVSRQPRLSSRILAKLNTHNDIPSYSTFEIEY, encoded by the coding sequence ATGAAAAGCATTCCCAACGCTGCCATGTCTAGGGCCAAAATTAGCACCATGCCCAGAACTAAAACTGACGCTTCTAGCCAATTAGATCTTTATAAAATGGTGACGGAAAAACAACGTATCCAGAGAGAACTACTCAGTCTTAAAGAACGAACCACTATCCTTCAAAAGAGATTGGATCTTCTTAATAGCCAAATAGAATCAACAGAACAAAGCATTTATGTGTCTCGTCAACCGCGATTGAGTTCTCGCATACTAGCTAAACTAAACACTCACAATGATATTCCTAGTTACAGCACTTTTGAAATTGAATATTAG
- a CDS encoding gas vesicle protein GvpG, which translates to MLMKLLLSPVMGPINGVVWIAEKIQERTNTEFDDQENLHKKLLNLQLSFDLGEIGEEEFEEQEEEILLQIQALEEERASLEEEEYLTEEEEDLIEEPEFNINTPKIQEEDKTLVLSR; encoded by the coding sequence ATGTTGATGAAACTGTTGCTATCACCCGTAATGGGTCCGATTAATGGAGTAGTATGGATTGCCGAAAAAATCCAAGAACGCACCAATACTGAATTTGATGATCAAGAAAACCTGCACAAAAAATTATTAAACTTGCAGTTATCATTTGACCTAGGGGAAATTGGCGAGGAAGAATTTGAGGAACAAGAGGAAGAAATACTTCTACAAATCCAGGCCCTAGAAGAAGAAAGGGCCAGTTTAGAAGAGGAAGAGTACCTAACTGAGGAAGAAGAAGATCTCATTGAGGAACCCGAATTCAATATAAACACACCCAAAATTCAGGAAGAAGATAAAACCTTAGTCTTATCACGTTAA
- the gvpF gene encoding gas vesicle protein GvpF, whose protein sequence is MSSNGLYLYGILPKPLTQDLTLEGLDKQPVKTQDVNGFVFLYSHALQKQYLASRRNLLAHERVLEQVMQEGCPTLLPLRFGLVVKDWQEISNQLINPSQNQLHQLFEKLAGQREVSVKILWDTKSELQMMIDSNPDLKQQRDAMEGKNLSMDEVIQIGQLIESNLMERKEAVIQVFREQLQPFAKDVVENEPMMEEMIYNAAFLIPWDAESAFSDRVESIDKQFGDRLRIRYNNFTAPYTFAQLSPS, encoded by the coding sequence ATGAGTAGCAATGGACTTTACTTATATGGTATTTTACCAAAACCATTAACGCAGGATTTAACATTGGAGGGTTTGGATAAGCAACCAGTTAAAACTCAGGATGTCAATGGGTTTGTTTTTTTATATTCTCATGCTCTCCAAAAGCAGTATTTGGCTTCCCGACGTAATTTGTTGGCTCACGAGAGAGTTTTAGAACAGGTTATGCAAGAGGGGTGTCCGACTCTTTTACCTTTGCGCTTTGGACTGGTCGTGAAAGATTGGCAGGAAATTTCTAATCAATTAATTAACCCATCCCAAAATCAACTACACCAGCTGTTTGAGAAACTAGCAGGACAAAGAGAAGTCAGTGTGAAGATACTTTGGGATACCAAATCAGAACTGCAAATGATGATTGATTCTAATCCTGACTTAAAGCAGCAACGAGACGCTATGGAAGGCAAAAATTTAAGTATGGATGAGGTGATTCAAATTGGACAACTGATTGAAAGTAATTTGATGGAACGCAAAGAAGCAGTAATTCAGGTTTTTCGAGAACAACTGCAACCATTTGCTAAAGATGTGGTCGAAAATGAACCTATGATGGAAGAGATGATCTACAATGCAGCATTTTTAATTCCTTGGGATGCTGAATCCGCATTTAGCGATCGCGTGGAGTCTATTGACAAACAATTCGGCGATCGCCTGCGTATCAGGTACAATAATTTCACAGCTCCCTATACGTTTGCCCAATTGTCGCCATCATGA
- a CDS encoding gas vesicle protein K has protein sequence MEMAITPFDQSQDFLPPASGTKKEAGLAPLLLTVLELVRQLMEAQVIRRMEENYLSDLQLEQAAESLQKLESQVLHLCEVFDVDPAELNVNLGDFGTLLPHKGSYYPGEEGTQPSVLELLDRLLNTGVVVDGEVDLGVANLDLIHAKLQLVLTSKPI, from the coding sequence ATGGAAATGGCTATCACTCCATTTGATCAGTCCCAGGACTTCTTACCACCCGCTTCTGGTACCAAGAAAGAAGCGGGTTTGGCTCCCTTGCTATTAACGGTTTTGGAACTAGTGCGCCAATTAATGGAGGCTCAGGTAATTCGTCGTATGGAGGAGAATTATCTGAGCGACTTGCAGTTGGAGCAAGCTGCAGAAAGCTTACAAAAACTGGAATCTCAGGTCCTCCATCTGTGTGAGGTGTTTGATGTTGACCCAGCTGAATTGAATGTGAATTTGGGCGATTTTGGCACGCTCTTACCACATAAGGGTTCCTATTATCCCGGAGAGGAGGGAACTCAACCTAGTGTGCTGGAACTGTTGGATCGTCTTCTCAATACAGGGGTTGTTGTTGATGGGGAAGTAGATTTGGGAGTGGCTAATTTAGATTTAATTCATGCCAAATTACAGCTGGTTTTAACTTCAAAACCAATTTAG